Proteins found in one Osmerus mordax isolate fOsmMor3 chromosome 20, fOsmMor3.pri, whole genome shotgun sequence genomic segment:
- the anapc2 gene encoding anaphase-promoting complex subunit 2: MDSTEMQFAVPQGLPSAWDTVTATLVSPVSTDVPMCDGSLSESLALLCSSGLGQFLEGWLLETLQVRLTTAVAPEFWAELRRSETEPDERGRARVLLGAFNTLLERLEPFLGGLERLGGWQDEARGGLCGPGARGLRERAFSVIRATLLFSPSAQLQERVLEFYSRTFSVHMSWEGGAGAGAGPGEAGAGDEGAGGPEGRLCPGCAVPPQQCWCQEAMECLQQLRLILSRLQLLDRVSSEAVTSILHQLIEQRTEQHCRGEHESSFLLDFQEWLELVLGWLSRVFSSEGIGAGPGVGGASEGAGPANSSLQRWRCHMHQFFCRIYVNMRIEELFSIIRDFPESKPAIEDLKFCLERTNQRQQLLTSLKSAFETRLLHPGVHTSDIITVYISAIKALRELDPSMVILQVACQPIRKYLRTREDTVRQIVASLTGDAEGCSDLANELSRADPVTLETQDSEDEGSDPEEWTPDPTDAVTDKTGSKRRSSDIISLLVSIYGSKEIFIDEYRTVLADRLLHQLDYNTVREIRNVELLKLRFGEAHMHYCEVMLKDVADSRRINSNIREEESRLPEQERPPLVLSAMILSSEFWPSLKEEKMELPPPAAQAMEAYTHRYEKLKAMRTLSWKPHLGWVTLDVELEDRTLSNLTVSPIHATIITLFQEKSVWSLEELSAAVGVPQETVRRKLGLWQQQGVLREEAGGRYSVLETSCSRERPERPVMLMDSDEEGDSNTTTQSEQREEKLQLFWAYIHAMLTNLESMTLERIHSMLRMFVATGPVITEMDVNELESFLERKVREHQLIVSSGVYRLPKTSS, translated from the exons ATGGACTCGACTGAGATGCAATTCGCCGTTCCACAGGGGCTCCCCTCGGCCTGGGACACCGTCACTGCCACCCTG GTGTCTCCGGTGTCGACTGATGTCCCGATGTGTGACGGGTCTCTCTCGGAGTCGCTagccctgctctgctccagTGGACTGGGCCAGTTCTTGGAGGGCTGGCTACTGGAGACCCTACAGGTGCGTCTGACGACCGCGGTGGCGCCCGAGTTCTGGGCCGAGCTGAGGCGGTCGGAGACGGAGCCGGATGAAAGAGGCAGAGCCCGCGTTCTGCTCGGGGCTTTCAATACCCtgctggagagactggagccgtTTCTGG ggggtctggagaggctgggtggCTGGCAGGACGAGGCCAGGGGCGGGCTGTGTGGGCCGGGGGCCCGGGGCCTCAGAGAGAGGGCCTTCTCCGTCATCAGGGCCACCCTGCTGTTCTCCCCCTCCGCCCAGCTGCAGGAGCGGGTTCTGGAGTTCTACAGCAGAACCTTCTCTGTCCACATGAGCTGGGAgggcggggctggggccggggccgggccgggggaggccggggctggggacgagggggccgggggcccaGAGGGGAGGCTGTGTCCGGGCTGTGCCGTGCCCCCCCAGCAGTGCTGGTGTCAGGAAGCCATGGAGTGTCTTCAACAGCTGAGACTCATACT CTCCAGGCTGCAGCTGCTGGACAGGGTGAGCTCCGAGGCCGTCACCTCCATCCTGCACCAGTTGATCGAGCAGAGGACCGAGCAGCACTGCAGGGGCGAGCACGAGAGCTCCTTCCTGCTCGACTTCCAGGAG tgGTTGGAGCTGGTGCTGGGCTGGCTCAGTAGAGTGTTTTCTAGTGAAGGGATTGGAGCAGGCCCCGGTGTGGGCGGGGCTagcgagggggcggggcctgcaAACTCTTCGCTGCAGCGCTGGCGATGTCACATGCACCAGTTCTTCTGCAGGATCTATGTCAACATGAGGATAGAGGAGCTCTTCAGCATCATCAGAG ATTTCCCCGAGTCGAAGCCCGCCATAGAAGACCTGAAGTTCTGTCTGGAACGAACCAATCAGAGGCAGcagctcctcacctccctcaaatcagcttttgagacccgcctcctccacccag GCGTCCAcacctctgacatcatcaccgTGTACATCTCAGCTATCAAGGCCCTGAGGGAGCTGGACCCCTCCATGGTCATCCTGCAGGTCGCCTGTCAGCCCATACGCAAGTACCTCCG GACGCGGGAGGACACGGTGCGCCAGATCGTGGCCAGTCTCACCGGGGACGCCGAGGGCTGCAGCGACCTGGCCAATGAGCTGTCCCGGGCCGACCCCGTTACCTTGGAGACCCAGGACAGCGAGGACGAGGGCAGCGACCCCGAGGAGTGGACCCCCGACCCCACCGACGCTGTGACcg ATAAGACGGGATCCAAGCGTCGctcctctgacatcatcagccTGCTGGTCAGCATCTACGGCAGTAAGGAGATCTTCATCGATGAGTACCGCACCGTGCTGGCTGACCGACTGCTGCACCAGCTGGACTACAACACAGTcag agaGATCCGGAACGTGGAGTTGCTGAAGCTGAGGTTCGGCGAGGCTCACATGCACTACTGTGAGGTCATGCTCAAG gatgtGGCTGACTCTCGCAGGATCAACTCAAACATCCGTGAGGAGGAGTCCCGTCTCCCCGAGCAGGAGCGCCCCCCCCTGGTGCTGTCGGCCATGATCCTGTCCTCCGAGTTCTGGCCCTccctgaaggaggagaagatggagctGCCGCCTCCGGCCGCGCAGGCCATGGAGGCTTACACACACCGCTACGAGAAgctgaag gccatGAGGACGCTCAGCTGGAAGCCACACCTGGGCTGGGTGACGCTGGATGTGGAGCTGGAGGACCGAACCCTCAGCAACCTCACTGTGTCCCCCATCCAcgccaccatcatcaccctgttCCAGGagaaga gtgtgtggagcctggaggagctgaGCGCGGCGGTGGGCGTGCCCCAGGAGACGGTGCGCAGGAAGCTGGGGCTGTGGCAGCAGCAGGGGGTCctgagggaggaggctggggggaggtacAGCGTCCTGGAGACCAGCTGCTCCCGGGAGAGACCGGAGAGACCAGTCATGCTGATGGACAGCGACGAGGAGGGAGActccaacaccaccacccagtcagagcagagggaggagaagctgc
- the ssna1 gene encoding Sjoegren syndrome nuclear autoantigen 1 → MTQQGAALQTYNNELVKCIEELCSKRDELNRQIQQEEEEKTRLQHDVRVLTEKLSRVNESLARRLTARADFDRTIAETEAAYMKILESSQTLLSVLKKETGTLSKTTEPRGKDH, encoded by the exons ATGACCCAACAAGGAGCAGCTCTACAGACCTACAACAATGAGcttgtaaaat GTATCGAGGAGCTGTGCTCCAAGCGTGACGAGCTGAACCGTCAGatccagcaggaggaggaggagaaaacgcGGCTGCAGCACGACGTGCGCGTCCTCACGGAGAAGCTGAGCCGCGTCAACGAGAGCCTCGCCCGCCGCCTCACCGCCCGCGCAGACTTCGACCGCACCATCGCAGAGACGGAGGCGGCCTACATGAAG ATCCTGGAGAGCTCTCAGACTCTGCTCAGCGTGCTGAAGAAGGAGACAGGGACCCTGAGCAAAACTACGGAACCCCGAGGGAAGGACCACTGA